Proteins encoded within one genomic window of Candidatus Zixiibacteriota bacterium:
- a CDS encoding HAMP domain-containing sensor histidine kinase, translating to MSDRSKIGRRIDRLYIGKSTIFKAFLLVGIVVISAVFIWYTFDLIDKIKEDTRAQVEKYVRLWQMAATSPDTGAELPFVFDEIIVKANFPIIVLDAEGNPVHWRNIRSVDDTDTTETTLAQLKEVSREMLERNGAFPLYFDNRLVNTFCYGDSEVVVQLQRMPFVEIGIVVAFLIVGLIGFQNIRKSEERHIWVGMAKETAHQLGTPITSLMGWLEVLESECGVGGPSEQLPIINETAVNMKTDIRRLQKIANRFGMIGSRPETEPHDLNELLTDTVEYYRRRLPFEGKGKQIIFEPKPLGQVSFNPELLGWAFENLVKNALQSVDSKTGRVEIKTELIPSREQVLISITDNGKGISPAAARKIFRAGFTTKKRGWGLGLTLVKRIVEEYHGGRVELRKSHPGETIFDINLPLHGSELQEDAISRTNVKDNQ from the coding sequence ATGTCTGATCGATCCAAAATCGGACGCCGGATAGACCGGCTTTATATTGGCAAGTCGACCATATTCAAAGCGTTTCTGCTGGTCGGGATTGTGGTGATTTCGGCTGTCTTTATCTGGTACACTTTTGATCTGATCGACAAGATCAAAGAAGACACTCGCGCCCAGGTCGAGAAGTATGTCCGGCTCTGGCAAATGGCGGCCACCTCACCCGATACCGGAGCGGAACTGCCGTTCGTGTTCGATGAGATAATCGTCAAAGCCAACTTCCCGATTATCGTACTCGATGCCGAGGGGAATCCTGTCCACTGGCGCAATATCAGGTCGGTTGACGACACCGATACTACTGAGACAACGCTGGCCCAATTAAAGGAAGTCTCCCGAGAAATGTTAGAGCGCAACGGAGCATTCCCGCTTTATTTCGACAATCGCCTGGTCAACACTTTCTGTTATGGTGATTCCGAGGTGGTTGTGCAACTTCAACGCATGCCGTTCGTGGAAATCGGGATAGTCGTGGCGTTTTTGATCGTTGGATTGATCGGATTTCAGAATATCCGCAAAAGCGAAGAACGCCACATCTGGGTCGGTATGGCAAAGGAGACGGCGCACCAGTTGGGGACGCCCATTACATCGCTGATGGGCTGGCTGGAGGTACTCGAAAGCGAGTGCGGTGTCGGCGGTCCCTCTGAACAACTGCCTATTATTAATGAGACGGCCGTCAACATGAAGACCGATATCCGCCGCCTCCAGAAGATCGCCAATCGTTTCGGTATGATCGGATCGAGACCTGAAACCGAACCGCACGATCTTAACGAGCTGTTGACCGATACGGTAGAGTATTACCGTCGACGACTGCCTTTTGAGGGAAAGGGCAAACAGATAATTTTTGAACCGAAGCCGCTGGGACAGGTTTCATTCAATCCCGAACTGCTGGGGTGGGCTTTTGAGAACCTGGTCAAGAATGCTCTGCAGTCAGTCGATTCGAAAACGGGTCGGGTGGAAATCAAAACCGAGTTAATACCGAGTCGGGAACAGGTTCTTATCAGTATAACGGATAATGGCAAAGGTATCTCACCCGCCGCGGCTCGCAAGATATTCCGCGCCGGATTCACGACCAAGAAGAGGGGTTGGGGTCTTGGGTTGACACTGGTGAAGCGAATAGTTGAAGAATACCACGGCGGCCGGGTAGAATTACGTAAATCTCACCCCGGTGAGACGATTTTTGACATCAATCTACCACTTCACGGAAGCGAACTGCAGGAGGATGCAATCTCCAGAACGAACGTAAAGGATAATCAATGA
- the serS gene encoding serine--tRNA ligase: MLDLKFIRENPQVVKDGLARKYDTSDIDKILEIDTKRREIIHRVEALKAERNAASQEIAKMKKAGESADEAIAAMRRVGEEISGLDDRLREAEADMNKRLSWLPNLPHESVPDGKNESNNVVVREWGEKPQRNFKVLPHWEIGQKLGILDLEAAVRISGSGFYLLKGLGARLLRSLINFMLDTHTADGFLEVAPPALVTAETMYGTGQLPKMADDMYYVEKDEMYLIPTAEVPVTNLYRGEIIPHEMLPLKMMAFTPCFRRESGAAGKDTRGMIRVHQFEKVELVKLVRPENSYEELESLVNQAEKILQMLKIPYRVVNLATGDLSFASAKTYDLELWAAGIEGYLEISSISNFESFQARRMNTRFRDADKKLDFPHTLNGSGLALARLVPAILENYQNADGTITVPEVLRSYMGGLDKIG; encoded by the coding sequence ATGCTTGATCTTAAGTTTATCCGCGAAAACCCGCAGGTTGTCAAAGACGGCCTGGCGCGAAAATATGATACCTCGGATATCGATAAAATTCTTGAGATAGATACCAAACGACGTGAGATAATCCACCGGGTGGAAGCTCTTAAGGCCGAACGCAATGCCGCCTCTCAGGAGATAGCTAAGATGAAGAAGGCGGGAGAAAGCGCCGATGAGGCTATCGCCGCCATGCGCCGGGTAGGTGAGGAGATATCCGGACTGGATGATCGTCTTCGTGAAGCGGAAGCGGATATGAACAAGCGTCTGAGCTGGCTTCCGAACCTGCCGCATGAATCGGTTCCTGACGGGAAAAACGAGTCGAACAACGTAGTCGTGCGGGAATGGGGCGAGAAACCACAGCGAAATTTCAAGGTTTTGCCGCACTGGGAAATCGGCCAGAAACTGGGAATCCTCGATCTGGAGGCAGCCGTGCGGATATCCGGATCCGGGTTTTATCTCCTGAAAGGACTCGGGGCGCGTCTTCTGCGTTCGCTGATTAATTTCATGCTGGACACACATACCGCCGATGGCTTTCTCGAAGTAGCTCCACCGGCGCTGGTTACGGCTGAAACCATGTACGGAACCGGCCAGTTGCCCAAGATGGCCGATGATATGTACTACGTCGAGAAGGATGAGATGTATCTCATCCCCACGGCTGAGGTCCCGGTTACGAACTTGTACCGAGGGGAGATAATCCCGCACGAGATGTTGCCGCTGAAGATGATGGCGTTCACGCCCTGTTTTCGACGTGAGTCCGGGGCTGCGGGCAAGGACACTCGCGGGATGATTCGTGTCCACCAGTTCGAAAAGGTTGAGTTGGTAAAACTGGTGCGACCGGAGAACTCCTACGAGGAACTGGAAAGTCTCGTCAATCAGGCGGAGAAGATTCTCCAGATGTTGAAAATACCGTATCGAGTGGTCAATCTAGCTACCGGCGATCTGTCGTTTGCCAGCGCCAAGACCTACGATCTGGAACTTTGGGCGGCGGGGATAGAAGGGTACCTGGAGATTTCTTCGATCTCGAATTTCGAGTCTTTCCAGGCTCGTCGCATGAACACCCGGTTCCGTGACGCCGATAAAAAACTCGATTTTCCGCATACGCTCAACGGCTCCGGTCTGGCTCTGGCTCGTCTGGTGCCGGCGATCCTGGAGAACTACCAGAATGCCGACGGCACCATAACGGTGCCTGAGGTACTGCGCTCTTACATGGGCGGCCTCGACAAGATAGGCTGA
- the rpmB gene encoding 50S ribosomal protein L28, producing MAKVCEICGKKPVYGNNVSHAHNVTSRRWMPNLQRVKALVNGQVKRITVCTSCLRAGKVTKATSIRKHNTQATANNA from the coding sequence ATGGCTAAAGTATGCGAAATATGCGGCAAGAAGCCGGTTTATGGAAACAACGTTTCCCACGCTCATAACGTCACCAGCCGTCGCTGGATGCCGAATTTACAGCGTGTTAAGGCGCTCGTGAACGGACAGGTCAAACGGATTACCGTATGCACCTCCTGTCTTCGCGCCGGCAAAGTGACCAAGGCTACTTCGATTCGCAAGCACAACACTCAGGCAACCGCGAACAACGCCTGA
- a CDS encoding flagellin produces the protein MGWSINNNTNRMQMVTSIGQLYEVLGNSMARLSSGLRINSAADDPAGLVISEQLRSQIASLNQELENTNALIHYYETAESFALGIRQKLAEMRELAVGAANEGVNSAEMQEAYNAAAEHLVEEINRVAENAEYNGSRLFDGSEGSVGEISTLEGIDLTSSEAAVESITLIDEALAEIDALQVDLGATQANELESHRRTLQIQVQNLTAAESQLRDTDFVAEYSSMLGDQIRLQASISLLSHSFEAQETMLKVLGS, from the coding sequence ATGGGCTGGAGCATTAATAACAACACCAACAGAATGCAGATGGTGACATCTATCGGTCAACTGTATGAGGTGTTGGGCAATTCGATGGCTCGCTTGAGCAGCGGTCTGCGGATCAACAGCGCTGCTGACGATCCGGCCGGGCTCGTTATATCCGAGCAGCTGCGCAGCCAAATTGCGTCCCTTAACCAGGAACTGGAAAACACCAACGCCTTGATTCATTACTACGAGACGGCTGAATCATTCGCGCTGGGAATCAGGCAGAAACTTGCGGAAATGCGCGAGCTGGCTGTCGGGGCTGCCAACGAAGGGGTAAATTCGGCTGAGATGCAGGAGGCCTATAATGCCGCCGCCGAGCATCTCGTGGAGGAAATAAATAGGGTAGCTGAAAACGCTGAATACAACGGTTCACGTTTGTTCGACGGCTCCGAAGGATCAGTCGGTGAGATCAGCACGCTGGAAGGGATTGATCTTACCAGCTCGGAAGCCGCGGTGGAATCTATCACTCTTATCGATGAGGCTCTGGCCGAAATAGATGCTTTGCAGGTTGATTTGGGGGCAACTCAGGCTAACGAACTGGAATCGCACCGGAGGACTTTGCAGATCCAGGTGCAAAATCTCACAGCCGCCGAATCACAGTTGAGAGATACCGATTTTGTCGCTGAGTACTCATCCATGTTGGGTGACCAGATCAGATTACAGGCCTCAATATCATTGCTCAGTCACAGTTTTGAGGCTCAGGAGACGATGCTAAAAGTACTGGGTTCATAG
- the ftsA gene encoding cell division protein FtsA gives MAQEKIVAALDIGTTKIVALVGEMDAEGRLYVIGHGQSPAEGLRRGVVVNMEKTVSSITKAVEDAQMTSGTEIDRVTVGIAGEHIRSINSHGVVAVGRSDQEIAQADVNRAIEAARAVAIPVDREIIHVIPQAFAVDDQSGIKDPVGMSGVRLEVQAHIVTASVTTARNLYRALERCNLGVDHIVLESLAMSLVLLSDDEKDTGAVLVDVGGDLTNISIFFDGAIQHTAVVPLGGKNVSNDIAIGLRTSIEQAEALKLSHGAAMATLVNPEEMLRVPGMAGRPEREISQHVLASIIEPRMEEIYSLVYKEIKKVGATEALAGGLVLTGGGAQLPGAVELAEQILDAPVRWGQIQGFEGTIDELDGTRFVTVHGLLRYGFDHEAVAGKSGGGMRGFLKKFENWIQRQF, from the coding sequence ATGGCCCAGGAAAAGATTGTCGCTGCGCTGGATATCGGCACCACCAAGATCGTGGCGTTGGTTGGGGAAATGGACGCGGAAGGAAGACTCTACGTTATCGGTCACGGACAGTCACCGGCGGAAGGACTTCGTCGGGGAGTAGTGGTCAATATGGAGAAGACGGTTTCCTCGATCACCAAGGCGGTGGAGGATGCCCAGATGACTTCCGGCACGGAGATCGATCGTGTTACGGTAGGTATCGCCGGTGAGCACATTCGCTCGATCAACAGCCACGGTGTCGTGGCGGTCGGTCGCAGCGACCAGGAAATCGCACAGGCCGACGTGAACCGCGCTATTGAAGCGGCCCGGGCGGTGGCGATTCCGGTGGATCGCGAGATAATTCATGTCATTCCCCAGGCTTTCGCAGTCGACGACCAAAGCGGCATAAAGGATCCGGTGGGGATGTCCGGCGTCAGGCTCGAAGTGCAGGCCCATATCGTAACGGCCTCGGTAACGACCGCCCGCAATCTGTATCGCGCGCTGGAGCGGTGTAATTTGGGGGTTGATCATATCGTTCTCGAATCGCTGGCCATGTCGCTGGTGTTGCTCAGCGACGATGAAAAAGACACCGGGGCGGTGCTGGTGGATGTCGGCGGTGATCTGACGAATATCTCGATCTTTTTCGATGGGGCTATTCAGCATACGGCGGTAGTGCCGCTCGGCGGCAAGAATGTCAGCAACGATATCGCTATCGGACTGAGGACTTCGATTGAGCAGGCTGAAGCGCTCAAGCTGTCGCATGGCGCCGCGATGGCAACCTTAGTCAATCCGGAGGAAATGCTGCGGGTGCCGGGAATGGCCGGTCGTCCCGAACGTGAGATATCTCAGCACGTGCTGGCATCGATTATCGAGCCGCGTATGGAAGAAATTTATTCCCTCGTTTACAAGGAAATTAAGAAGGTCGGCGCCACCGAAGCCCTGGCCGGCGGATTGGTTCTGACCGGCGGCGGCGCCCAGTTACCCGGAGCGGTCGAGCTGGCCGAACAGATTCTGGATGCGCCGGTACGATGGGGGCAGATACAGGGATTCGAGGGGACGATCGACGAGTTGGACGGGACGCGTTTCGTGACTGTCCACGGACTGCTTCGTTATGGATTCGATCACGAAGCGGTAGCGGGCAAGTCCGGCGGCGGAATGAGAGGATTTCTGAAGAAATTCGAAAATTGGATACAACGGCAGTTTTGA
- the murC gene encoding UDP-N-acetylmuramate--L-alanine ligase: MFGKIKKLHFVGIGGAGMSGIAEILYNLGYQISGSDLSPSSITAYLSNLGITLVNEHRAANVADTDVVVISSAVGEDNPEVVEARRRGIPVIKRAEMLGELMRLKYSIGVAGTHGKTTTTSMIAAVLRRGDYQPTIIVGGVVAGLGTGAALGSGDYLVAEADEYDRSFLAMFPTVAVVTNIEPDHLDCYDNFDHLKESFLAYMNRAPFYGSVVINADDENLMTLKHRIARPYVTFGFGPEADYRALNCDLQAGRTVFSVYRRGDLLGEIILRVPGRHNIANALAAVATCFELEVPFETIADGLREFNGVGRRFELVGETNDIIVADDYAHHPTEIKATLQMAREVYGRRIIVVYQPHLFSRTRDFYREFAQSLSLADKVLLADIYPAREKPMEGVTSELIVQEGKKLGGDFIGIGPRQNAAEAVAKIAQPGDLVITMGAGSITLARSEILEALKK, translated from the coding sequence ATGTTTGGCAAAATTAAAAAACTGCACTTCGTCGGAATAGGCGGCGCCGGTATGTCGGGCATTGCCGAGATTCTGTACAATCTCGGTTATCAGATATCCGGTTCCGACTTGAGTCCCAGCAGCATTACTGCATACCTGAGTAACCTCGGCATCACGCTGGTGAACGAACATCGCGCGGCCAATGTGGCCGATACCGATGTTGTGGTCATATCTTCGGCGGTGGGAGAAGACAATCCGGAGGTGGTCGAGGCTCGCCGTCGCGGTATCCCGGTGATCAAACGAGCCGAAATGCTGGGCGAACTGATGCGCCTTAAGTATTCGATCGGCGTGGCCGGGACGCACGGCAAAACCACCACGACTTCGATGATAGCTGCCGTGCTTCGTCGCGGCGACTACCAGCCGACCATCATCGTCGGCGGTGTGGTCGCAGGGCTCGGAACCGGCGCCGCTCTGGGAAGCGGCGATTATCTTGTCGCCGAGGCGGACGAGTACGACCGGTCCTTTTTGGCGATGTTCCCGACGGTAGCGGTCGTAACCAATATCGAGCCGGATCATCTGGATTGTTACGACAATTTCGATCATCTGAAGGAATCGTTTCTGGCCTACATGAATCGGGCGCCGTTCTACGGTTCGGTGGTAATCAATGCCGATGATGAAAACCTGATGACGCTCAAACATCGTATCGCCCGTCCGTACGTAACGTTCGGCTTCGGCCCCGAGGCTGACTATCGAGCGCTGAATTGCGATCTGCAGGCCGGCCGGACGGTGTTTTCGGTGTATCGGCGGGGAGATTTGCTCGGTGAGATAATCCTGCGAGTGCCGGGACGACACAATATCGCCAACGCCCTGGCGGCGGTGGCGACTTGTTTCGAGTTGGAAGTTCCGTTCGAGACCATTGCCGACGGCCTCCGTGAATTCAACGGTGTCGGCCGCAGATTCGAACTGGTCGGAGAAACGAACGATATTATCGTCGCCGATGATTACGCGCACCATCCCACCGAGATCAAAGCCACGTTGCAGATGGCACGCGAGGTTTATGGCCGTCGCATTATCGTGGTTTATCAACCGCATCTGTTCAGCCGTACTCGTGATTTCTATCGGGAATTCGCTCAATCCTTATCGCTGGCCGACAAGGTGCTGTTGGCGGATATCTATCCCGCCCGGGAAAAACCGATGGAGGGCGTGACATCGGAGTTGATCGTTCAGGAGGGGAAGAAACTGGGTGGTGATTTTATCGGTATCGGTCCGAGGCAGAATGCCGCCGAAGCCGTGGCGAAAATAGCACAACCGGGGGATCTGGTGATAACGATGGGAGCCGGTTCGATTACGCTGGCTCGATCTGAGATTCTGGAGGCGCTGAAAAAATAA
- the murG gene encoding undecaprenyldiphospho-muramoylpentapeptide beta-N-acetylglucosaminyltransferase — MTLERTARLLFAGGGTGGHLYPAIAIADRVRDLLADEGGADIHFVGTKRGLEYRLRDTLGYPLHLVNMRGIVRSMSLKNLLLPFVVTGALIKATGLLKQLKPDIVVGTGGYVAWPVLNRAAARGIPTVLQEQNSFPGVVTRRAADKARCIYLGFAGATTHLPEEARIRVTGNPVRTSIGTGQRKDAIKAFDLDPEKKTILILGGSQGARAVNRAVLRDLNEKALDKKFQILWQTGKGDYKEVAATAGDKVSRRALFPFAENMPTVYAAADLAIARAGALTLAELMTCNIPALLIPYPHAAGDHQRKNAVELSDHGMAEVIDEARLDEVNLLTEATTLIQSRRYEAMREALQAYNKDRKPAVDVIAEDIVRIINERKAGS, encoded by the coding sequence ATGACGCTCGAACGGACGGCACGGCTCCTTTTTGCGGGCGGCGGCACCGGGGGGCATCTGTATCCGGCTATCGCTATTGCCGATCGGGTACGTGACCTTCTGGCCGATGAAGGGGGAGCGGATATTCATTTCGTCGGTACGAAACGAGGGCTCGAATATCGCCTGCGCGACACGCTGGGATACCCGCTGCATTTGGTGAACATGCGCGGGATCGTGCGTTCGATGTCGTTGAAAAACTTGCTGTTGCCGTTCGTGGTGACCGGTGCGTTGATCAAGGCCACGGGGTTGTTGAAGCAACTCAAGCCGGATATCGTGGTCGGGACCGGTGGTTATGTGGCCTGGCCGGTTCTGAACCGGGCCGCGGCGCGCGGTATTCCAACCGTGCTCCAGGAGCAAAACTCGTTCCCGGGAGTAGTAACCCGTCGAGCGGCCGACAAGGCGCGCTGTATTTATCTCGGTTTCGCGGGCGCTACGACCCATCTGCCCGAGGAAGCCCGCATCAGGGTGACCGGGAATCCCGTGCGGACCAGCATCGGAACGGGCCAGCGTAAGGATGCGATCAAGGCGTTTGATCTGGATCCGGAGAAGAAGACCATTTTGATTCTCGGCGGCAGCCAGGGGGCACGCGCCGTCAATCGCGCCGTATTACGCGATCTCAACGAAAAAGCCCTCGATAAGAAATTTCAGATTTTGTGGCAAACCGGGAAAGGAGACTACAAGGAAGTGGCCGCGACCGCGGGCGACAAGGTCTCCCGTCGCGCTCTTTTCCCGTTTGCCGAGAATATGCCGACTGTTTACGCTGCCGCCGACCTGGCAATCGCAAGAGCGGGAGCGTTGACACTGGCCGAATTGATGACCTGCAATATACCGGCGCTGTTGATCCCGTATCCGCATGCTGCCGGTGATCACCAGCGCAAGAATGCGGTTGAATTGTCTGATCACGGCATGGCGGAGGTGATCGATGAAGCGCGACTGGACGAGGTGAACCTGTTGACCGAGGCGACGACGTTGATTCAGTCGCGGCGCTATGAGGCGATGCGGGAAGCGCTGCAGGCTTATAACAAGGACAGAAAACCGGCGGTCGATGTGATTGCCGAGGATATCGTGCGCATCATTAACGAGAGAAAGGCAGGAAGTTAG
- a CDS encoding putative peptidoglycan glycosyltransferase FtsW, which produces MKQPQVKGRIDERLLIAYLATVLAGVIMIYSTSSIMAESRFGSHLLFFRNQFVWFMISLAAIWVINKIDLQRAALYSLPALGVSIVLLCLVFLMPARNDAHRWLFLGPFTLQPSEMFRFALIFFLAFSLASPKRDIAQLRQLLMPYAPIIGIGLALILIEPDLGSTVVITLTAIGMFYLAGARMKHLTTAFVPLAGMATLVVFVIGYKKQRILDYMASIADPLLGSYQAKQAALTLGAGGILGTGLGEGRQKLFFLPYPHTDFIFAAIGEEVGLFGLCILLGLMFYILRRGLKIAWGQPDKFGFLLASGMTLSLFINIAINIGVVTSLLPVTGLPLPFISYGGSSLLVSSAAIGVLLNLSRRVTP; this is translated from the coding sequence ATGAAGCAACCGCAGGTTAAAGGCAGAATAGACGAACGTCTCCTGATCGCCTATCTGGCGACGGTGCTGGCGGGAGTAATTATGATTTACTCCACGTCCTCGATCATGGCCGAGAGTCGGTTCGGATCGCATCTGCTGTTTTTCCGCAATCAGTTTGTCTGGTTCATGATTTCGCTGGCGGCGATATGGGTGATTAACAAAATAGATCTGCAACGCGCCGCGCTTTACTCATTGCCTGCGCTGGGGGTGTCGATCGTGTTGCTTTGCCTGGTGTTTCTGATGCCGGCTCGCAACGATGCCCATCGCTGGCTGTTCCTGGGTCCGTTCACTTTACAGCCCTCGGAGATGTTCCGTTTTGCCCTGATCTTTTTCCTGGCGTTTTCACTGGCTTCGCCGAAGCGGGACATTGCGCAACTGCGGCAACTTCTCATGCCTTACGCGCCGATTATCGGTATCGGTCTGGCGTTGATTTTGATCGAGCCGGATCTCGGCTCAACGGTGGTAATCACGCTGACGGCGATCGGTATGTTCTATCTGGCCGGAGCACGCATGAAGCATCTCACGACGGCGTTCGTGCCGCTGGCCGGCATGGCAACGCTGGTTGTGTTCGTGATCGGCTATAAAAAGCAGCGCATCCTCGATTACATGGCGTCGATAGCCGATCCGTTGCTCGGTTCGTACCAGGCCAAACAAGCGGCCTTAACGCTCGGTGCGGGAGGCATCCTGGGGACCGGCCTCGGCGAGGGACGTCAGAAGTTGTTCTTTTTACCGTACCCGCATACAGATTTCATTTTTGCGGCGATAGGCGAGGAAGTGGGATTGTTCGGCTTGTGCATCCTCCTCGGTCTCATGTTTTACATACTGCGTCGCGGTCTCAAAATAGCCTGGGGACAACCGGACAAATTCGGTTTCCTGCTGGCGTCGGGTATGACTCTTTCACTGTTCATCAATATCGCGATCAATATCGGAGTAGTGACATCGCTGTTGCCGGTGACCGGTCTGCCGTTGCCGTTCATTTCATACGGAGGCTCATCGCTGCTGGTGTCAAGTGCGGCGATAGGCGTGCTGCTGAATCTGTCGCGGAGAGTGACACCATGA
- the murD gene encoding UDP-N-acetylmuramoyl-L-alanine--D-glutamate ligase produces MTVREKITGRKIGIIGMGRSGIAAALLGSRLGGDVFVSESRSADSLTDQINQLAAHKIAFETGGHTERLLACDYIIISPGVPPTAPIVQQITSAGLPIFSEIEFASWVFNGRIVAITGSNGKTTTTTLIGEILKAAGMDAVACGNIGQPFADYADKLGDNGVAVVEISTFQLERIDQFRPDVALLLNLSPDHLDRHGTYEAYKKLKYRITENQTAKDALILNLEDSDSVADNVSTRAVKRFFTTKDDPTVAAYVQDDWLFVDIDGSPRRIIHRQDIGIPGPHNLQNSAAAALATSLMGVKPNVLNEVLRKFAGVEHRLEKVDRVAGIDFVNDSKATNVDSVCYALRSVDTPLYLIAGGRDKGGSYEPLIEHGRGKIKGVILIGESRQKMFDTLGKVFPTQFAESLEAAVRMAFDMASPGETVLLSPACASFDMFNSYEHRGKVFKQAVAGLRNGKKNEATAG; encoded by the coding sequence ATGACCGTTCGAGAGAAAATAACGGGTCGCAAGATCGGCATCATCGGAATGGGCCGGTCGGGTATCGCAGCCGCTCTGTTGGGATCGCGTCTCGGGGGAGATGTGTTCGTGTCCGAATCTCGCTCGGCCGACTCCCTGACCGATCAGATCAATCAACTGGCGGCGCACAAAATAGCTTTCGAAACCGGCGGTCATACGGAGCGATTGCTGGCGTGTGATTACATCATTATCTCGCCGGGTGTTCCGCCGACGGCTCCAATCGTGCAGCAGATCACCTCGGCCGGTTTGCCGATCTTCTCCGAGATCGAGTTTGCCTCCTGGGTGTTCAACGGGCGTATCGTGGCGATAACCGGTTCCAACGGTAAAACCACGACCACGACGTTGATCGGCGAAATTCTCAAGGCGGCCGGAATGGATGCGGTGGCCTGCGGGAATATCGGTCAGCCGTTTGCCGACTATGCCGACAAGCTGGGGGACAACGGGGTGGCGGTGGTGGAGATCTCTACGTTCCAACTGGAACGGATCGATCAGTTCCGTCCCGATGTGGCGCTGTTACTGAACCTGTCGCCGGATCATCTCGATCGTCACGGCACTTACGAAGCCTATAAAAAACTTAAATATCGCATTACCGAAAATCAGACCGCGAAAGATGCGCTCATCCTCAATCTGGAGGATTCCGACTCGGTTGCGGACAATGTGTCCACGCGTGCCGTCAAGCGGTTTTTCACGACCAAAGACGATCCGACCGTTGCGGCTTACGTTCAGGATGACTGGCTTTTTGTCGACATTGACGGTTCGCCGCGACGAATCATCCATCGTCAGGATATCGGTATTCCGGGGCCTCATAATCTTCAGAATTCCGCCGCTGCCGCGCTGGCGACCTCATTGATGGGTGTAAAGCCCAACGTGCTGAACGAGGTGTTGCGGAAATTTGCCGGAGTGGAACACCGTCTCGAAAAAGTCGACCGGGTGGCCGGGATCGATTTTGTGAACGACTCCAAGGCAACCAATGTCGATTCGGTTTGCTATGCCCTCCGCTCGGTCGATACCCCGCTCTATCTGATAGCCGGCGGCCGCGACAAGGGGGGAAGCTATGAGCCTTTGATCGAGCACGGCCGGGGAAAGATCAAAGGAGTGATCCTTATCGGTGAATCCCGGCAAAAAATGTTCGACACGCTCGGGAAGGTTTTCCCGACGCAGTTCGCGGAATCACTCGAAGCGGCAGTGCGGATGGCGTTCGATATGGCCTCGCCGGGCGAGACTGTGTTGCTGTCGCCGGCATGCGCCAGTTTTGACATGTTCAACAGTTACGAACATCGGGGCAAGGTGTTCAAACAAGCTGTAGCCGGGCTCAGAAACGGCAAGAAGAATGAAGCAACCGCAGGTTAA